From Candidatus Wallbacteria bacterium:
TACGGGATGTCTGGAACAGCGCAGACGGAAAGAACTGGACCCAGGTAACTAACCAGGGCCCGTTCAGCGCAAGATTTGGGACCTGCGCAGCTTATGACGGCAGATTGTGGCTCTCCTGCGGGAAAACGACAGGTGGAGGAACAGTTGCCGATGTATGGTATACAAAGGATGGGGTCAGCTGGACCCAGGCTGTGTCTACTGGACTCACCTCTCGATATTGCCATTCTATGACTGCTTTCAATGGCTCATTGTGGATCATTGCCGGATCTACCGGATCTGCTCCTTACCTGAATGACACCTGGAATTATTATGACGCGCCTGTCTTCGGGCAACTGACAGTGCAATTGAACCCAGAAGAAGCAGTGTCATCCGGAGCAGGGTGGAGGCTGGTTGGAGAAACTGGTTGGCGCGATTCCGGAACCAATGCACAGGTGCAGGAAGGAGATGGCTACAAGCTGGAATTCAGACAGACCGGAGGGTATTGCACACCAAATGTTCTGAAAGGCGTGATGCCGATTGACGGCACTGCCGAAAATGTGACGTATGCTGAATACAATCAGATCCTGAGCCATAACCTGACAGTAACGATCCTGCCGTCTGGTGCAGTTTTTTCAGGAGCAGGATGGAGATTATCAGGAGAAAATCTGTGGAGAGGTAGCGGCTCAAGCGTCAGCTTGATTGAAGGCAGTACCTGTACTGTGGAATATCGTGATGTGATCGGCTATAGCCAGCCTGAATCCGTGCATGGAACCATGGAGGCTGGAGATATATCTGTACCCTGCATCTATCAGGCTGTCCCGTGGACCCAGGGCCAGACAGCAGGATTCGGCGGACGCTACGGTCATGGGAACATTGTCCTGAACGGGAAAATGTTCGTGATTGGCGGATACGACGGAACGTACAGACATGATGTCTGGAGCACAATCGATGGTTTGACCTGGACCAAGGAATGCGATGCTCCTTTTAGTTCCAGATACCTATTCGGCTGCACAGTTCATGAAGGTAAGATCTGGATTGCAGGCGGGAATGCTAACACCGTCCTCAAGTCAGATGTCTGGCAGAGCGCTGACGGCAAGAACTGGACTCAAGTAACTGCTGACGGAGGATTCACAGCCAGGAGTGCTGCAGGGCTTGTGTCATTTGACGGCAAACTCTGGCTGATTGGCGGATGCATAACCGGAGGTGCTAGCAGAAATGATGTCTGGAGCAGTGTAGATGGAATTACCTGGACCAAAGAATGTGACGCTCCTTTCACAAGTCGTTTCTGCCATGGCACAGAAGTGTATGCCAATAAAATCTGGGTGGTTGGCGGATATACAACAACCAATAACACTTATTTGAAAGACGTCTGGAACAGTTCAGACGGGAAGATCTGGACTCAGGTGAGCAGCCAGAATCCTTTCAGTGTCAGGTACGGGACCTGTTCCTCATACAATGGAAGATTGTGGCTCTCCTGCGGGAAGACCTATGGAGACACGACAGTTGCAGACATCTGGTACACGAAAGATGGAGTGAACTGGACCCAGGCTTATTCAACAGGCCTTTCTCCAAGATACTGCCATTCCATGACACCATTCAACGGATCTCTCTGGATCATTGCCGGATCTACCGGTACTACTCCATACCTAAACGACACCTGGAGTTATTACGAAGCTCCTGTGCTCGGACAATTGACAGTGCAATTGAATCCTGCTGATGCGGTGGCTTCAGGCGCAGGATGGAGGCTGACGGGTGAAAGCGGGTGGCGTAATTCCGGCACAAGCGCATCAGTGCAGGAAAGCGATGGCTACAGGCTGGAATTCAGACAGACCGGAGGATATTGCACTCCAAATGTTCTGAAAGGCGTGATGCCGATCAACGGCACTACCGAAAATGTGACTTATATTGAATACAATCAGAACCTGAGCCACAACTTGACAGTAGCGATCCTGCCGTCTGGTGCAGTTTCTTCAGGAGCAGGCTGGAAGCTGTCCGGCGAAAACCTATGGAGAAGCAGCGGAGCAAGCGTCAGTCTGAATGAAGGCAGCAGCTATATTGTGGAATATAGAGACATTGTCGGATACAGCCAGCCGGAAATTACTTATGGAACTATGGAAGCTGGAGATGTGACGGTAACTTGCACATATCAACCTGTATCCTGGACCCAGGGCCAGACCGCAGGGTTTGGTGGACGCTACGGGCACGGAAGCGTGGTACTGAACGGGAAGCTGTTCGTAATCGGCGGATATGATGGAACATACAGGCGCGATATCTGGAGTACCGGTGACGGCATTGCATGGACCAAAGAATGTGATGCACCTTTTACAGCTCGATATTCTTTTGGTTGCACTGTGCATAATGGCAAGATCTGGATTGCAGGTGGAGGTGTAAGCACTGGGGTCAAGGCTGATGTCTGGCAGAGCGCTGACGGCAAGAACTGGACACAGGTAACTGCAGACGGAGGATACGGAGCAAGGAATGCAGTAGGGCTGGAATCGTTTGGAGGTAAGCTGTGGCTGATCGGCGGATGCATAACAGGTGGTGCAAGCAAGAATGATATCTGGAGCAGTGTCAACGGAGTCACCTGGACCAAGGAGTGCGATGCTCCATTCATTAGCCGCTATTGCATGGGCACTGCAGTGTATGCCAACAAAATCTGGGTGGTAGGCGGATATACTACAACCAATAACACTTATTTGAAAGACGCCTGGAACAGCTCTGATGGAATGAATTGGACCCAGGTGAGCGGCAGTCAGAATCCGTTCAGTGTCAGATTTGGAACCTGCACAGCATACGACGGAAGATTATGGCTCTCCTGCGGGAAGACCACAGGTGGAACAACAGTAGCAGATGTCTGGTACACAAAGGATGGAGTGAACTGGATTCAGGCTCCTACCACAGGTCTTTCTCCAAGGTATTGCCACACCATGACGGCATTCAACAACTCTTTGTGGATAATCGCAGGATCGACCGGGACCACACCATACCTGAATGATACCTGGTGCTATTTTGATGATCCGGATAAGTATTTGCTGTCAGTAACAATCACACCAAGTGCTGCAATTACTGCAGGTGCGGGATGGAGCATTGACGGCGGAAACACCTGGAAGAACAGCGGAGAATCCCCACAGGTTGCTGCTGACACCACTTTTGAGATTACATTCAAAAATGTTACAAACTACGTCACACCTGCCGGCATTGCAGCGACAATGGAGAACGATATCCAGGAAACAGGCAACTACCTGCCTGTTTATGGAGCACTGTGGCACCAGATCAATGGCAATGCAGAATTCTCACCACGGTATGGTGCAGGTGCAGCTGCCTTTATAAATGAACTCTGGGTCACAGGAGGATTCAATGGCACAGCTTATTACTCGGACGTCTGGCATTCTGTTGACGGCATCAGCTGGAACCAGGCTACTGAATCTGCAGGCTTTACTCCGAGATACGGACACAGCTGCCTCTCATACAACGGCATGCTCTGGGTGATCGCAGGTTTTTCCAGTACAGGCTTGAAGAATGATGTCTGGTGTTCAGCTGACGGCATAACCTGGACTCAGGCTATAGCAAACGCCGGATTCACTTCAAGATACGGCCAGGCCGGTTTCATCTTCAACGGCAAAATGTGGGTGACTGCGGGCTACGACTACACCGGATCATTCAAGAATGATGTCTGGTATACAACTGACGGGACTAATTGGACCCAGGCAGCAGGCAGTGCAGCTTTTGCGGCCCGCGCTTCACTCTCCGGCACAGTCTTTGCCAACCGTGCCTGGCTGATCGGAGGCATGCTGAGCCTCAATTCCAGCGCAGATGACGTCTGGAGTTCAATTGATGGCATCAACTGGTTGGAAGCTGTAAGTTCAGCCAGTATTGGCGCAAGAAGCGCATACTCTCTGGCCAGCTTTAACAGGAAGCTCTGGATTGTCGGTGGCATCAGGCCTGATCACACGATGCTGAGCGACATCTGGGAATCTGAAAATGGCTTGAACTGGATCAGGGCATCTGAATTCTCAGGCATGTCAGCCAGATGCTCACATCAGCTGCTTTATTTCAATAACAAGATGTGGATCATTGCAGGAAACGATGGCATTCCGAGAAATGATGTCTGGTATTCTGAGCTTGAATCTCCGGCCTTCCCGGTGAATCTCTACCTTGATTCCACTGAAATCCTCGTACCTCTGGAAAGTGAATACCAGCTGCCTTGTACTGCAGAGGTTCTATACAACGGCGGCACAAATGAAGCGCACGACATCACCTGGTCTCTGACCACAGGCGGAGGGACTTTAAATGGGAATGTCTATACTGCGCCTGCTGTAGCCGATACAGCTGAACTTACTGCAACATACTCTGAGTATGATACGACGTTGACCACAGAAGTAAGAGTGATAAGCCAGGAGTAGTAACCTTGTGATAGCTACCAAAATATTGAAGAGGTGAAAGTCATGATAACTGGAGCAATCCTATGAAAAAATTTGTGGTGACAGGCGGGGCCGGATTCATCGGGTCCGCACTGGTAAAATTCCTGAAAAAGCAGGAACCTGACAGCAAAATCGTGGTCGTGGACAATCTGAGCACAGGCAGAATCGACAATCTTTTCGAGATCACCGGGCAGTATGACATGGAGCGCCTTGACATCCGGGAGTTTGAAAAGCTGGGCCGGGTGTTTTACGGCGCTGAGGCAGTCTTCCATCTGGCGGCCCTGCCGTCCGTGCAGATGAGCATCGAGGATCCTGTGCTCACTCAGGCCGTGAATCTCGGAGGAACCCTCAATGTGCTTGAAGCTTCGCGGAGGAACAAGGTGAAGAAAGTCGTGTTTTCCTCCTCCTGCGCAATCTACGGAGACGGCGAAAACCTGAGCGAAACGGCTCCGGACAGGCCGCTGTCGCCATATGCGCTTCAGAAGCTGGCCTCCGAGAAGTACTGTCAGCTCTATCATGAATTATTTAAACTGCCTACTGTCTGCCTGAGATACTTCAATGTCTTTGGTCCGGGCCAGGACCCCAAGTCCGACTATGCGGCAGTGATCCCCAGATTCATTACTGCAGCCAAGGTCGGAGAACAGCTGCGGATTTTCGGGGATGGAGAACAGACCAGAGATTTCATCTATCTGAAAGACATATTGCGGGCGAATATCACGGCTTTGAAAAAGGAAGCTGACGGAGGGATTTTCAATGTAGGCAGCGGCACAGCTGTCTCGATCAATACACTCGCTCAGACGATTCTTTCGCTGACAGGCAGTAAGTCGGAAATCAAGCATGAGCGCCCGCGCCCTGGAGATATCAGGCATTCTCTCGCCAGAGTGGAAAAAGCCGCAGCCGCGCTTTCATTTAAAACAGAAGTCTCCCTCAGCGAGGGACTGAAGCGCATGATCGAGAGATTTTGAAGAAAACCTTAAAATATCAGCAGACTAAGTGAGAAGAACAGAAATACACTTGCCAGTATCAGATTCGCTAGTATCGGATTTTGTTTCAACATGTTTTTCCACACCAGCTTTCAAAAAGCTTAAATTGATCAATTCTGCATAATTTATGCCAAGACATTTCATCTGTCAAGACAAAAAATGGACCGCAGACCTGAACTTGTTTTGATATTTTACGATAACTATTAAGAGAGTTAAAAAATCGGACTGAAACGAGGAGACAATATGAATTTTAAAATGTGGGTTCTGATATTTTTCGCAGTTCCGGCTCTTTTGGGATTTACCTCACAGAAACCGGCTGATACCGGCAATTCGCAGCCTCAGGTAAATCAGAAAGTCAGAAAATCCACCCAGACGGTCGAAATCGGAGTCATACGGGGGAAAACTTTTTCAACTCTGGATGAACTTCTGCAGGGAGTTCTGAAGAAGCATCATGCCTATATCAAATCCCTGAAGAAAGATAAATCCGGAAGATATCAGCTGGATGCCATAGCCTGCTCATCAACGATCAAGAGCGTGAGCGGTTTTTATACTGATCTTTCAGATTCGAAGCAGGTCAGCGAGATTTTTCTCAGGCAGGCCAGCAAGCTTTCTGATCACAGCTGGGAGTTCTGGCTGGAATTCAGGAGTGAGCTTCCGGCAGTGAAGATCTGCACAAAATAATGTACAATATCTTTTGTGGCTAAGAAAGTCAGTTTCCTAGATAAATTCCAGTTCGTATTCGGTACCGCTCTTTTCTGTTTCTGCATTTTTCTACTGGTGCGGTCTCTGGGACATTTCCGTTACCGTGACATCATGCGGGAGATCGGCAATCTCCCGCTTGAAAATATTCTGCTGGCAGTTATTTTAACATTCGCCAACTTCATGGAATTTATCGTTTATGATTTCCTGGCGATCAGGAATTTTCAGCACAAGGTAGGGACCCGCAGCCTGGTTTTCGGGACTTTCGTAAGTTTTTCGGTGGTGAACACAGCCGGTTATTCGTTGATCACAGGCTCAACCCTGCGCCGCTTCCTGTATCGTGATGCGCAGCTGACTTATCTTGACTGCCTGAAAATAGTGGTTTTCAACGGTATCACATTATTATTGGGCTTGATCCTGATGAACGGGATCGGATTTTTGTTAAACGGAGGTTATATAGCCGGCAGGCTGCAGATCCCGAAATCCAATGTCCAGGTCGCTGGTTTCGTATTTTTGCTGATGATCTGCCTGTATGTTCTGGCAACAATATTCTATAAGAAGCCTTTAATCATCAAGACTGCTGAATTCAGACTGCCTTCACCGGCAGTGACTCTCGGGCAGTTCCTGCTGGGTGCGCTTGATCTACTGCTGATCGGTTCGGTCCTCTACTGCTTGCTGCCCGCCAGATTCAATCCCTCATTTTTTCAGTACTTCAGTGTTTTCCTGCTTTCCTTCCTCTCCGGAATCATCAGCACTGTTCCCGGGGGTCTGGGAGTGTTCGAACTGTGCATGGTTTATTTCCTTTCCCCGCATTTGTCGCAATCGGCGATTCTGGGTTCTTTACTCGCTTTCAGGGGGATCTATTACCTGTTTCCCCTGCTGCTGGGGCTGGCCACTTTCACGATCCACGTGCTTGTGACAAAAAAGTGAAGTGATTTAATGGGTTTCAGATCCTGGATCAGAGAAAAGTCCGCTCAGTTGAAGACACGGATCAGGGTCATTTCCGTCGCTGCCCGCGATCCGAGGACTCCATGGTATGCCAGGATGCTGGCGCTGACCGCAATCGGTTACGCTCTCTCCCCGATCGACCTGATACCGGATTTCATACCTGTGCTTGGACAGCTTGATGATCTGATCATAGTCCCGCTGCTTCTTTATTTTGCAGTGAGGCTGATTCCACGGGAAGTGATGGCAGAGGCCGAAAAAATGGTCTCAGAACCTGCTCCATAAGTCTGCTTCAGTCTGACAATTTTGCACTGGATTTTTTATAAATATCTGATACATTATTACAAATTATAAAAATACAGAAATTGAGGAGGGCAGGTGCAGGCGATTTTCCGCACTAAGAGTGTTGATCAGCTGGTCAGCGATACCCGGGAAAAAGGGCAGATTCTGAAGAAGGTTCTGGGTCCGATGGATGTCACAATGATTGGAATTGGTGCCATTATCGGAGCAGGAATATTCACGATGGTGGGCCGCGCAGCAGTCGGATCCGCCGATGGATCCGTGACTGGTGCCGGACCTGCATTGATTATTTCATTTATCATCACTGCAATTGCCTGTGGCTTTACGGCATTCTGCTACGCAGAATTTGCCTCGATGGTACCTGTTTCAGGAAGCGCATACACATATTCCTATGCCACAATGGGAGAACTGGTAGCCTGGATCATCGGCTGGGACCTGATCATCGAATACGCGATAGGCAATGTGGCTGTCGCCATAAGCTGGGCAGGATATTTCAACGATTTCATCAAGAGCATCTTCGGCATGGAGATTCCGATCTGGCTCAGGATAGATTACAGGACTTTCATGCAGAAAGGGTTAGATATCAATACGGTACCTCACATCGGCGGGATTCCGATCATTTTCAATCTGGCGGCAGTTGGCATCATAGTGCTTCTGACCATTATCCTGGTGCGCGGGATTAAGGAAAGCACTCGCTTTAACGATTTCATGGTGCTGATCAAGCTTGCGGTTCTTGCGCTCTTTGTAGGTATCGGTATTTATTACTTCAAGATTGAAAACTGGCAGCCGTTCGCTCCAGGTGGCTTTACCGGCATTCAGGTCGGTGCGGCGACAATCTTCTTTGCCTATATCGGGTTTGACGCTGTGTCAACTGTTGCGGAAGAATGCAAGGATCCGGCCAAAGATATGCCGATCGGTATCATCGGCTCTCTGGTGGTCTGTACTATTGTCTATATCCTGGTCACCATGGCCCTGACCGGCATGGTGCCTTTTGCCGAACTGCGCAACAAAATCGCCGAACCTCTGGTAGCAGGACTTGAATATAATCATGTGAGTTACAAGCTGATAGCCTTGGTTTCACTGGGCGCGATTGTGGCTCAGACTGCGGTACTGCTCGTCTTTCAGATGGGCCAGCCGCGTATCTTCTTTTCCATGAGTCGCGACGGCCTACTGCCTGAATTTTTTGGCCGTGTACACAAGAAATTTCAGACCCCGCATGTTGCCACAATCATTACCGGAGTGGTTGTCGCCATTCTTTCGGCGTTCTGCAATATTGATGAAATGGCAGATCTATGCAATATCGGCACACTTTTTGCCTTTATTCTGGTTTGTGCAGGTGTGATGATCCTGAGGATCAAGGATCCGGATCGGCACAGGCCCTTCAAGGCTCCAGGCGGACTTTTGTTTCCGATTCTGGGCATTCTGTTCTGCGTCTATCTCATGTTCGGGCTACCCTGGATTACTTGGAAGAGATTCATAATCTGGCTGGTGATAGGGCTGTTGATTTACTATTCATATGGTCAGCATCACAGCAAGCTTAGAAAAAATCCAGCTGATAACTAATTGATTTAGAATTTCAGGTTTGAAGTTCAGGTTCATGGGAGGATGCGAAAAACTGCCGCTTTGATCTGTTTTTCAGATGAAGTACATGTTAAGTTTGAACTTAGAGGAGCTTCCATCTGCAGAATCAGATGCCTAGACTTTTTTTAGATATGCGGTCAGTTCCAGCGCTTGGGTTTTATACCAGCGGCGCAGGTTGAACAAGTCGCGGTTTTTGTCTATATTGAATTGATTCTCAGTGCATTTAAGATGGCGGTAAACCCACCACTCCAGTTGATTCACGACTGATTTTGTGTCTGAGTCGATCAGCGGAAAATTGAAATTCTGGCCTGAACCTTCGAGCATGTAATTGATCTGATAGAGTTCCGGCCTGAGTTCCGGATAATTCGGAAAAACAGCCAGAAATTCATTCTTCATTTTCAACAGCAGGGTACCATATCCGAAGCGGAGATTGACGTCCTTTTCCATGAAACGGGTTTTAATTTCATTATATGGGGAATAATCGCCCTTGATCATCCTGTCGATGATCCGGGAGGCGAGATTGTCGGTTTCCCTGTCAATCTCTGCAGCTGTCAGGGAGTATCCTGCCTGAACCCTGGCTGTCTCTGCCGGTATTTTCTGCTCCAGCAGTAAGAGATGCGCAGAGATCTGAATCAGGCTTTCAGTGAGATCCATTTTGTTACGGATGTCCAGCGCTCCGTTATCATCCTGCACCGGCTTTGTGTAGCGGTAATTTTTAATGTCAGAGAAAAAGGGCCGGCCCGGAGGGTCGGCGGAAGACTGGAGAATAGAGACAATTAACCAAAAAAATAAAACCGCACCCTTCATGGCGCCTCCAATGCAGGCTTTTATATGTTATCGCATGAATATCCGGCGTAATCAAATAGGGGTGAACAGTTGAAAATCCACTGTGTTTCCGCTACCATCCAGGATATGAAATTGCACCGGCTGTTCAGCGTATTTCTCTTTTCCACCCTGCTCTGGAATTCCCTGGCAGTTTCAGCACTTACCGGCACCATCCCCTTACAGACAGGCTGGAATCTGATCAGCCTGGGCCTTGAACCATCCAGTCCGTCAATTGAAGTGATCTTTGCCGGTGTCCCAGCCATGAAATATGTAATGGGTTTTTTCAGGAGTCCTTCGGACTCAGGGGTAGAAGGGTTCAGAACCTACATGAACATTGACGGGTTGCGGGATTTTTCCACACTTACTGTGATGGATGCATTTCATGGCTACTGGGTCTATCAGACTGCCTGCGGAACCCTGGAAATTACAGGCTTAGCAATTTCTAATTCCACGGAAATCATTTTATCCCCTGGCTGGAATCTGGCAGGTTACTGGCTCCAGTCCGACAGCAGGCTGCCGCTCACGCAGGAGGAAACCGGAACTGTGATTGATTCCGTCTTCAACCAGACTGCAGCGAACGGGACTGTTAAATACATCATGGGATTTTACAGGACAGACCTGGGCGCAGGAGATGGATTCCATACTTTCATGAACAATCAGGCGATCTCATTTTCCACGCTTTTCTCCCTGGACCCTTGGCATGGTTACTGGTTTTACATGAATGATCAGGCTGATCTGAAATACGGCCCTGACCTGGCCTGGGAATTAAAGATCCTGGACTGGATTGCTGTCTCGCCTGATTCGATCAGCGTCGGGACTGATGATGTGCTTGACCTTCAGAATCTTTCCGTAACCGCGCATTATACTGATGAATCTCAGAATCCTGCCTTTGGTTCGAGCTGGACAGTGAAGAGCGGAAGCGGTGCTATAAATGGAAGAAATTATCTTGCTCCTTCGACAGCCGGTTCTGCAATCCTGCTGTGCAGTTATACAAAAGGCGGGATCACTGAAACCGCCGAATTATCGGTGTCAGTGTTTGAAAAAAAACGCAGCCTGACAGTCAATCTCAGCCCTGAAGACGCCATCCTGGCCGGCGGCAGGTGGAGCATCAATGGAGGAGGCACCTGGCTTTCCAGCGGATCAGTTGAAAACCTGGCCAAAGGGACAGAGTATCTGATCACTTTTAAAAATGTCGGTTATTTTACTACCCCTCAATCTATCTCAGGCACAATTACAGCAGACACGGTTGTTACGGGAGCATACATCTTTCAGGATCCGTATCCGAGCGTTGCAGTCACGGACATCAACGGCACTGCAGTCACAATGAGCACCCCTGCCGGCGATGCCTCAGCTATTGACAGCATCCCTGCTTTTGAGATTCCACAATATTCAAGCTCAGTCACACAGCTTTTCTCAACCACATTTGACACTTCAGGCAACACGAAGAGCTTTTCCACAGCGATCCAGTATGTAATCACAGGCTCGGTCAGCAGAGCCACAGTTGAGCTTTCGAGCCTGAATTACAACGTGCAGACAGGGATGTTCAGTATTCCGAATGATGCTAAGGTCTATGTCTCTATCAACCAGAACGGGACAGTGGGAGCCGTTAATTATGACAATCTGTACGAAAAAATCTTTACCATCTCAGAGCACAAACTGAATCTGAATCTGACTCAGCCCTTGCTCAATTCTCTCAATTCCATGATCAACGGGACTGTCCAGAGCGGGCGGATCTATAATTTTTCGCTGATTATCAAGAACACATATTTTTATGCCAGAGGCGGCCGTTACAACCGCGTCAACGGTTCAATCCAGTATTTACCGCAATAAAAACAGAATGAATATGATCCCACTTAAAAACTTACCAACATACTAACTTACCAACTTCTTGCAGGAAACAAGGAGTATCAGAGTTTCGTTACCACCATTATTTCACATTCCTTTTCCAGAAAAATATTGCTTCCCGCTGGTATTTCGGGTCGGCCTCAAATCCGTTATAGCGTTCCGGAGCGAGCCGCACAGCGTCGATCCTGCCGCCCAGTTCCATGATTTTCCGCTTGGCCTGATGCAGGTTGTCCACTGCAGTGGAATCCCTGACGCCTGCGAAAAGATAAAAATTCTTCAGGGAAAGCGGCAGGTCGCCATGCAGGGGGTTGTTCAATTCAGGCATCACTGTTCCTTCCTCATAACCGTAAGCTGAGATGAAAAGCTTGTATAGCCCGGTCTGCTTTTTCGTGTCGAGCAGGGCCAGCGCAGGGCAGATGGTGGCTGCGCGTCCCGGGCAGTAAAGAGCAGAGCTTTTCAGATCCCCATACTCACTTTCCATCAGATAAGAGAGAGCATGTTCTGCCGCTTTGTAGACTGTTTCATAACCAAGATAATCGAAGTAATCCAGACTGTCGTGGCTTTCATTCACCAGATCAGCTTCGGGATCGGTGTTCTGCTTTTCGGATTGCCGGATATCGGAGAAAAGGCGTTCTGTGCTGCTTTTTTTACTCTTTTTACTGGTCTTGGTCAGAGAGGATTTCGGCCATCCCCACTGAAGGGAAATCAGAGCGAAATTCTCCAGCCTGGCAGTATCAAGCAGATCCAGGATGGTCTTATAAGCGCTGCCGTTCGCCCCATGCAATGCCACCATCATCAATCTGTCCGGAAGATTCTTGAAATCCGGGGGCAGCCAGTATACGAAAAAGGTTTTCTCAGAAGGCAGATTGACGATTCTGCAGCCATTGAGTTTAGCCTGCCGATAGTTGGCCGGATCCCCTTTGCAGATTTTCAGGCCGTCTTCCTTGGTTTCATATGGAAGCGGGACTTTAGGCGCAGGCGCGACTTTATGGCGCTTCGATTTCGCAGCGCAAGGTGCTATCAAAATCATGATTAAAAAGTACAGCAGGTATCTCATTTTCCCTCCAGGAAAGATCTATGATAATTTTTCACGCTACCTGAAAAATCTGAACAGCCAGTCAGTCAGCAGGCCCAAATGGTCTACTTTTCCGGGAGTTTTTTCAGTGTAAGGTTTTTTCAGGAAAGTGATGGCGATCAGCGCGAACGGAATCAAAACCAGCACTACCAGAAGTTTTAATAAAAGAGCCATTATATGCTTGGGAATACTTTCTTCAGATCTTTTTCGACATCTTCAGGCTTGCCGTACTGGCCGTATTTTTCCACCAGTCCGTCGATCTTTTCAAGTTTCTGCTGGTCGATCTTGAAATAGTCGGCTACGAAATAAATAAAGTCTTCCTCACCTTCTGCCAGTTCCTCGTCAGCTCCTGTCAAAGAGAGCAGTTCGTACATCAGTTTGACCTGCGATCCCAAGTTGCCGAAAGGCTTCAGAGCCTGGCCGAAGTCGAAATCCCCATTATCCAGATTGGATATGCCTGTTTCCTTTTTGATCCTGGACAGGTTTTTTTCTTCCTCTTCAGTCAGGATATTGTCGGACTGGGCGATCCGCTTCGAAAGTGCCAGAAGCGATTTTTTCTGCTCAGGGTTGAAAGATTTTTCAAACATTTGCACCACCTGGAAAAAATAAGATTTTTCTAATGATAAACGGGAAACAGGGAAGATTCAATCCCCGCAGTTTACAGTGAGCTGCATGAGAAGTAGAATATCAGAATCAAATTTGATACCTGAACCCATCGGCTTTGGAGGAGGATTTGTGAGCCATGCTGTTGTGACGATAGTGGAGGGGATTCCGAAAATCCTGCCCAAGATTATCCATTATCAGGCGGCTCCCAGCCAGGTCGACATCATG
This genomic window contains:
- a CDS encoding NAD-dependent epimerase/dehydratase family protein — protein: MKKFVVTGGAGFIGSALVKFLKKQEPDSKIVVVDNLSTGRIDNLFEITGQYDMERLDIREFEKLGRVFYGAEAVFHLAALPSVQMSIEDPVLTQAVNLGGTLNVLEASRRNKVKKVVFSSSCAIYGDGENLSETAPDRPLSPYALQKLASEKYCQLYHELFKLPTVCLRYFNVFGPGQDPKSDYAAVIPRFITAAKVGEQLRIFGDGEQTRDFIYLKDILRANITALKKEADGGIFNVGSGTAVSINTLAQTILSLTGSKSEIKHERPRPGDIRHSLARVEKAAAALSFKTEVSLSEGLKRMIERF
- a CDS encoding lysylphosphatidylglycerol synthase domain-containing protein; the protein is MAKKVSFLDKFQFVFGTALFCFCIFLLVRSLGHFRYRDIMREIGNLPLENILLAVILTFANFMEFIVYDFLAIRNFQHKVGTRSLVFGTFVSFSVVNTAGYSLITGSTLRRFLYRDAQLTYLDCLKIVVFNGITLLLGLILMNGIGFLLNGGYIAGRLQIPKSNVQVAGFVFLLMICLYVLATIFYKKPLIIKTAEFRLPSPAVTLGQFLLGALDLLLIGSVLYCLLPARFNPSFFQYFSVFLLSFLSGIISTVPGGLGVFELCMVYFLSPHLSQSAILGSLLAFRGIYYLFPLLLGLATFTIHVLVTKK
- a CDS encoding amino acid permease, with the protein product MQAIFRTKSVDQLVSDTREKGQILKKVLGPMDVTMIGIGAIIGAGIFTMVGRAAVGSADGSVTGAGPALIISFIITAIACGFTAFCYAEFASMVPVSGSAYTYSYATMGELVAWIIGWDLIIEYAIGNVAVAISWAGYFNDFIKSIFGMEIPIWLRIDYRTFMQKGLDINTVPHIGGIPIIFNLAAVGIIVLLTIILVRGIKESTRFNDFMVLIKLAVLALFVGIGIYYFKIENWQPFAPGGFTGIQVGAATIFFAYIGFDAVSTVAEECKDPAKDMPIGIIGSLVVCTIVYILVTMALTGMVPFAELRNKIAEPLVAGLEYNHVSYKLIALVSLGAIVAQTAVLLVFQMGQPRIFFSMSRDGLLPEFFGRVHKKFQTPHVATIITGVVVAILSAFCNIDEMADLCNIGTLFAFILVCAGVMILRIKDPDRHRPFKAPGGLLFPILGILFCVYLMFGLPWITWKRFIIWLVIGLLIYYSYGQHHSKLRKNPADN